In the genome of Segatella copri, one region contains:
- a CDS encoding isochorismate synthase, giving the protein MTAFAYYRLPYLHHANFVAQHQGEPEVLSSVAELNGKEGFVIAPFSPSSDCPVLLIHPDESRLLAISDERTASSSETEFKESISAHDIYAEDFECFHRELEKGTFRKIVLARKATLRMADKDFEKLFMKACRMYPRLFVSLVCTPQSGMWLMATPEILLRGEQGKMQTMSLAGTQKAEPSRTIADYPIEGVEWSLKNREEQQYVTDYIEDCIRAFSDDYQLKGPYTTMAANLFHLRTDITFLLRDEGKLGDVIHALYPTPAVCGIPKDEARQFILQHEHQSRKYYSGFVGPISPQGKTHLFVSLRCMNILPEGICELYAGGGLLKESEMEKEWKETEAKMQTIRRVLI; this is encoded by the coding sequence ATGACTGCATTTGCATACTATCGTTTGCCTTATCTGCATCACGCAAATTTTGTGGCGCAGCATCAGGGAGAGCCGGAGGTGCTCTCCTCTGTGGCAGAACTGAATGGCAAGGAGGGTTTTGTAATAGCTCCTTTCTCGCCGTCCAGCGACTGTCCTGTGCTGCTCATTCATCCCGATGAAAGCAGACTTCTGGCTATCTCTGATGAAAGAACGGCTTCTAGTTCGGAAACGGAATTTAAAGAAAGTATTTCTGCTCATGATATCTATGCCGAGGATTTTGAATGTTTCCATCGGGAGTTGGAAAAAGGAACTTTCAGAAAGATTGTACTGGCAAGAAAGGCAACCTTGCGAATGGCTGATAAGGATTTCGAAAAGCTCTTTATGAAGGCTTGCCGCATGTATCCCCGTCTCTTCGTCTCCCTGGTCTGCACTCCGCAGTCGGGAATGTGGCTGATGGCCACTCCTGAAATCTTGCTTAGGGGAGAACAGGGAAAGATGCAGACGATGTCGCTTGCCGGAACCCAAAAGGCGGAACCTTCACGGACCATAGCCGATTATCCGATAGAGGGTGTGGAGTGGTCGCTGAAGAACAGGGAGGAACAGCAGTATGTAACGGATTATATCGAAGATTGTATCAGGGCTTTCTCTGATGATTATCAGTTGAAAGGTCCTTATACCACGATGGCGGCAAATCTCTTTCATCTCCGCACCGACATCACTTTCCTTCTTCGTGATGAAGGCAAATTAGGAGACGTGATTCATGCGCTTTATCCTACGCCTGCCGTCTGCGGTATCCCGAAGGATGAGGCTCGCCAGTTTATCCTTCAACATGAACATCAGTCTCGCAAATACTATAGTGGTTTTGTGGGGCCTATCTCTCCGCAGGGAAAGACCCATCTTTTCGTCTCTCTCCGCTGCATGAATATCCTGCCAGAAGGTATCTGTGAACTCTATGCCGGTGGCGGATTGCTCAAGGAGAGTGAGATGGAAAAGGAGTGGAAGGAAACAGAAGCTAAGATGCAGACCATCAGGCGGGTTCTGATTTAG
- the menD gene encoding 2-succinyl-5-enolpyruvyl-6-hydroxy-3-cyclohexene-1-carboxylic-acid synthase, which translates to MYSNIDNVNILTGVLQSHGVRRVVVCPGSRNAPIVHNLNETEGITCYPVTDERSAGFVAMGVALGNPAPCPAPVAVCVTSGSALLNLYPAVCEAYYQKVPIIVISADRPETWIGQQDGQTLPQANVFGTMVNRSVNLPIISNEEQAWYCERLVHEAIIDCVHRKIGPVHINIQLSEPLYQFTLDRLPKIHWVDYVKSNLFGGSFHYGDMLDFLNARKPMIVVGQDYPCSQLVGIKQINWRTVTLIEPTALGTSSEDPACRDFSRNLLVTNFDEVLNKVGDDESYMPDFILYVGGTLVSKRLKQFLRLAVKKGAKVWRASTDGDYIDTFMRIDRIFQCDTTLLADAMTSYDLAYQDDVNAYRERWEKALLAAKRHAFDYEPPFSSMAAVKAFQTEYLAYSLDDTRECRLFYGNSMAIRLACIYARQYVHCNRGVNGIEGSLSTAAGLSVYLSEYHHPDARNQQKVFCVLGDLSFFYDQNALWNQNLNGSLRILLLNNGGGAIFAKFKGLKESAAREKLVMAEHCTSAYHICQAQNVAYQNADDMKSLHEGIDWLIHTESDRPMLLEVLTDIETDNQVIEEYYNSFQI; encoded by the coding sequence ATGTATAGTAATATAGATAATGTCAATATCCTGACGGGTGTTCTACAATCGCATGGTGTGAGAAGGGTGGTGGTTTGCCCGGGAAGTCGCAATGCGCCTATCGTACATAATCTCAATGAAACGGAAGGTATTACCTGCTATCCTGTTACCGATGAGCGCAGTGCCGGTTTTGTGGCTATGGGCGTTGCCTTGGGCAATCCGGCTCCTTGTCCGGCTCCTGTGGCAGTATGCGTCACTTCCGGTTCGGCATTGCTCAATCTCTATCCGGCAGTCTGCGAGGCATATTATCAGAAGGTGCCTATCATCGTGATTTCTGCTGACAGACCCGAAACCTGGATAGGACAGCAGGATGGACAGACCCTTCCGCAAGCCAACGTCTTCGGAACGATGGTGAACCGGAGCGTGAATCTTCCTATCATATCCAATGAAGAGCAGGCTTGGTATTGTGAACGGTTGGTTCATGAGGCTATTATCGATTGCGTGCATCGAAAGATTGGTCCGGTACATATTAATATACAGCTTTCCGAACCGCTTTATCAGTTTACGCTCGATAGACTCCCGAAGATACATTGGGTGGATTATGTGAAGAGTAATCTCTTTGGTGGAAGTTTCCATTATGGTGACATGCTCGATTTTCTGAATGCCAGAAAACCGATGATAGTGGTGGGACAGGATTATCCATGCAGTCAGCTTGTTGGTATCAAACAGATAAATTGGCGAACCGTTACGCTAATTGAGCCAACTGCTTTGGGAACATCGAGCGAAGATCCGGCATGCCGGGATTTCTCTCGCAATCTCCTGGTTACCAATTTCGATGAAGTATTGAATAAGGTGGGGGATGACGAGAGTTATATGCCCGATTTTATCCTCTATGTAGGAGGTACTCTGGTGAGCAAGCGCTTGAAGCAGTTCCTTCGCCTTGCCGTGAAGAAGGGAGCCAAGGTATGGCGTGCTAGTACCGATGGTGATTACATCGATACCTTTATGCGTATCGATCGCATTTTCCAATGCGATACCACCCTGCTGGCGGATGCCATGACTTCTTACGATCTGGCTTATCAGGATGATGTGAATGCATACAGAGAGCGTTGGGAGAAGGCACTTTTGGCGGCAAAGCGTCATGCCTTTGATTACGAACCGCCATTCAGCAGTATGGCAGCCGTAAAGGCATTCCAAACGGAATATCTGGCTTATTCGCTGGATGATACCCGTGAATGCCGTCTGTTTTATGGCAATAGTATGGCGATTCGACTGGCCTGCATCTATGCTCGCCAATATGTGCATTGCAATAGGGGCGTGAATGGCATCGAGGGATCTCTATCTACTGCTGCAGGTTTGTCAGTCTATCTCTCGGAGTATCATCATCCTGATGCCAGGAACCAGCAGAAGGTATTCTGTGTGCTGGGTGACCTGAGCTTCTTCTATGATCAGAATGCTCTCTGGAATCAAAATCTTAATGGCAGCCTTCGCATTCTTTTGCTGAATAATGGCGGTGGAGCCATCTTTGCCAAGTTCAAGGGATTGAAGGAGAGTGCGGCACGTGAGAAGCTGGTGATGGCTGAGCACTGCACCTCGGCCTATCACATCTGCCAGGCACAGAATGTTGCCTATCAGAATGCCGATGATATGAAGTCGCTACATGAGGGCATCGACTGGCTCATCCATACCGAGTCTGACAGACCGATGCTCTTGGAAGTGCTAACGGATATAGAAACAGATAATCAAGTAATAGAAGAATATTATAATAGTTTTCAAATATGA
- the menB gene encoding 1,4-dihydroxy-2-naphthoyl-CoA synthase, translating to MREWKKIEGFDFKEIIFEEYNHIAKITINRERYRNAFTPLTTWEMAQAFNYCRDCLDIRVVILTGAGDKAFCAGGDMHVKGRGGYVGNDGVPRLNVLDVQMQIRRLPKPVIAMVNGYAIGGGHVLHVMCDLTIASENAIFGQTGPKVGSFDAGFGSSYLARMVGQKKAREIWFLCKQYSAKEAEEMGMVNKVVPLDQLEDTCVEWAEIMMERSPLALRMIKAGLNAELDGQAGIQELAGDATMLYYTMDEAQEGGKAFLEKRKPRFEDYPQFP from the coding sequence ATGAGAGAATGGAAAAAGATAGAAGGTTTTGATTTCAAGGAAATCATCTTCGAGGAGTATAATCATATCGCTAAGATTACCATCAATCGTGAGCGTTATCGCAATGCCTTCACCCCATTGACCACCTGGGAGATGGCGCAGGCTTTCAACTATTGCCGTGACTGCTTGGATATCCGAGTGGTTATCTTGACGGGTGCTGGCGACAAGGCGTTCTGTGCCGGTGGCGATATGCATGTGAAGGGTAGGGGCGGATACGTAGGCAACGATGGCGTGCCTCGTCTCAATGTGCTTGATGTACAGATGCAGATTCGCCGTTTGCCTAAGCCGGTTATCGCCATGGTGAACGGTTATGCCATCGGTGGCGGCCATGTGCTCCATGTGATGTGCGACCTGACCATTGCTTCAGAGAATGCCATCTTCGGACAGACCGGTCCTAAGGTGGGAAGCTTCGATGCCGGTTTCGGTTCTTCTTATCTGGCACGAATGGTAGGTCAGAAGAAGGCACGCGAAATCTGGTTCCTCTGCAAGCAGTATTCTGCAAAGGAGGCAGAAGAGATGGGAATGGTTAACAAGGTGGTTCCTCTCGACCAGTTGGAAGATACCTGCGTGGAGTGGGCTGAAATCATGATGGAGCGTTCTCCTTTGGCTCTCCGTATGATCAAGGCTGGATTGAATGCCGAGTTGGATGGTCAGGCAGGTATCCAGGAGTTGGCTGGCGATGCCACCATGCTCTATTATACCATGGATGAGGCACAGGAAGGCGGCAAGGCTTTCCTGGAGAAGCGCAAGCCTCGCTTCGAGGATTATCCTCAGTTCCCATAA
- the queF gene encoding preQ(1) synthase has product MDRKEDGLKALGAKTQYRMDYAPEVLETFVNKHPGNDYWVRFNCPEFTSLCPITGQPDFAEIRISYIPDVKMVESKSLKLYLFSFRNHGDFHEDCVNIIMKDLIKLMDPKYIEVTGIFTPRGGISIWPYANYGKPGTKYEKLAEQRFATHE; this is encoded by the coding sequence ATGGATAGAAAAGAAGATGGGTTGAAGGCACTGGGAGCCAAGACCCAATATAGAATGGATTATGCACCAGAGGTATTGGAAACCTTCGTAAACAAGCACCCTGGCAATGATTACTGGGTACGTTTCAACTGCCCAGAGTTCACCTCCCTCTGCCCTATTACGGGTCAGCCTGATTTTGCAGAGATTCGCATCAGCTACATTCCTGATGTAAAGATGGTAGAGAGCAAGAGTCTGAAGCTTTATCTCTTCAGTTTCCGCAACCACGGCGATTTCCATGAGGATTGCGTGAACATCATCATGAAGGACCTCATCAAGCTGATGGATCCTAAGTATATCGAGGTAACAGGTATCTTTACTCCTCGTGGCGGCATCAGCATCTGGCCTTACGCCAACTATGGCAAGCCAGGCACGAAATATGAGAAGCTCGCAGAACAGAGATTCGCTACTCACGAATAA
- a CDS encoding queuosine precursor transporter, with protein MEKKTTQVSVLFMLFSILFCVCLIAANVLETKQIAVGPISLTGGLIVFPVSYIINDVVCEVWGYQKARLLIWTGFAMNFFFVALGAICDWIPAAPYWTNDAGFHAIFGLAPRIAAASFVAFIIGSFANAYVMSVMKIRDGGKHFSARAIWSTVAGESCDSLIFFPLALGGVVPTSELPWLMLWQVVLKTVYEIIVLPVTIRVVNAIKKHEGEDVYDNNISYNIFKLGTI; from the coding sequence ATGGAAAAGAAAACAACTCAAGTGAGTGTGCTGTTTATGCTTTTCAGCATCCTCTTCTGCGTTTGTCTCATTGCAGCAAACGTGCTCGAAACAAAGCAAATTGCAGTAGGCCCGATTTCTTTGACTGGCGGTCTCATCGTGTTTCCGGTAAGTTACATCATCAACGATGTAGTGTGCGAAGTATGGGGCTATCAGAAAGCCCGCCTTCTCATCTGGACAGGCTTCGCCATGAACTTCTTCTTTGTAGCTCTGGGCGCCATCTGCGACTGGATTCCAGCTGCTCCCTATTGGACGAACGATGCCGGTTTCCATGCCATCTTCGGTCTTGCTCCCCGCATTGCCGCCGCCTCATTCGTAGCATTCATCATTGGTTCCTTTGCCAATGCCTATGTGATGAGCGTGATGAAGATTCGTGATGGCGGCAAACATTTCTCCGCCCGTGCCATCTGGAGCACCGTGGCAGGCGAAAGCTGCGATAGCCTTATCTTCTTCCCTCTTGCCTTGGGTGGAGTGGTTCCTACTTCAGAACTGCCGTGGCTGATGCTCTGGCAGGTGGTATTGAAGACCGTGTACGAAATCATCGTGCTTCCTGTCACCATCCGTGTGGTCAATGCGATTAAGAAACACGAGGGCGAGGATGTGTATGACAACAACATCTCCTACAACATCTTCAAACTGGGGACTATCTAG